One window from the genome of Canis lupus dingo isolate Sandy chromosome 15, ASM325472v2, whole genome shotgun sequence encodes:
- the PLRG1 gene encoding pleiotropic regulator 1 isoform X2, translated as MAIKLRNEYGPVLHMPTSKENFKEKCPQNASDSYGHKQYPANQGQEVEYLVTGTHPYPPGPGVALTADTKIQRMPSESAAQSLAVALPSSQTRVDANRSAPAGGEYRHPGTSDRSQPAGMTSAVMEAGNAKNSALMAKKAPTMPKPQWHPPWKLYRVISGHLGWVRCIAVEPGNQWFVTGSADRTIKIWDLASGKLKLSLTGHISTVRGVIVSTRSPYLFSCGEDKQVKCWDLEYNKVIRHYHGHLSAVYGLDLHPTIDVLVTCSRDSTARIWDVRTKASVHTLSGHTNAVATVRCQAAEPQIITGSHDTTIRLWDLVAGKTRVTLTNHKKSVRAVVLHPRHYTFASGSPDNIKQWKFPDGSFIQNLSGHNAIINTLTVNSDGVLVSGADNGTMHLWDWRTGYNFQRVHAAVQPGSLDSESGIFACAFDQSESRLLTAEADKTIKVYKEDDTATEETHPVSWKPEIIKRKRF; from the exons ATGGCAATCAAGCTGCGTAATGAGTATGGTCCTGTGTTGCACATGCCTACTtcgaaagaaaattttaaagagaaatgtcCTCAGAATGCATCGGATTCGTATGGTCATAAGCAGTATCCTGCCAATCAAG GACAAGAAGTTGAATATTTGGTGACAGGTACACATCCATATCCACCAGGACCTG gagTTGCTTTGACAGCAGATACTAAGATCCAAAGAATGCCAAGTGAATCAGCTGCACAGTCCTTAGCTGTGGCATTACCTTCTTCTCAGACCAG GGTTGATGCAAATCGTAGTGCACCTGCTGGAGGTGAATACCGACATCCGGGGACTTCTGACCGTTCACAGCCTGCAGGGATGACTTCA GcagttatggaggctggcaaCGCTAAGAACTCTGCACTGATGGCTAAAAAAGCCCCTACCATGCCCAAACCCCAGTGGCACCCACCATGGAAACTCTACAGG GTGATCAGTGGACATCTTGGCTGGGTTCGCTGTATTGCTGTGGAACCTGGAAATCAGTGGTTTGTAACTGGATCTGCTGACAGAACTATAAAG ATCTGGGACTTGGCTAGTGGCAAATTAAAACTGTCATTAACTGGGCACATCAGTACAGTGCGCGGTGTGATAGTAAGCACGCGGAGCCCTTACCTGTTTTCCTGTGGAGAAGACAAACAAGTCAAATGCTGGGATCTTGAATATAATAAG GTTATAAGACACTATCATGGACATCTAAGTGCAGTGTATGGTTTGGATTTGCACCCAACAATTGATGTGCTGGTAACCTGTAGTCGAGATTCAACTGCACGG ATTTGGGATGTGAGAACTAAAGCCAGTGTACACACATTATCTGGACATACAAATGCAGTTGCTACAGTGAGATGTCAAGCTGCAGAACCACAAATTATTACTG GAAGTCATGATACTACAATACGATTATGGGATTTGGTGGCTGGAAAAACAAGAGTCACATTAACAAACCACAAAAAATCGGTCAGGGCTGTGGTTTTACATCCAAGACA TTATACgtttgcatctggctccccagaTAATATAAAACAGTGGAAATTCCCTGATGGAAGTTTTATTCAAAACCTTTCTGGTCATAATGCTATTATTAATACATTGACAGTGAATTCTGATGGAGTGCTTGTTTCTGGag cTGACAATGGCACTATGCATCTTTGGGACTGGAGAACTGGCTACAATTTCCAGAGAGTTCATGCAGCTGTGCAGCCCGGATCTTTGGACAGTGAATCAGGAATatttgcttgtgcttttgatcAGTCTGAAAGTCGGTTACTAACAGCTGAAGCTGATAAAACGATTAAAGTGTATAAAGAGGATGATACTGCG ACAGAAGAAACTCATCCAGTCAGCTGGAAGCCAGAAATTATCAAGAGAAAGAGATTTTAA
- the PLRG1 gene encoding pleiotropic regulator 1 isoform X1, whose amino-acid sequence MVEEVQKHSVHTLVFRSLKRTHDMFVADNGKPVPLDEESHKRKMAIKLRNEYGPVLHMPTSKENFKEKCPQNASDSYGHKQYPANQGQEVEYLVTGTHPYPPGPGVALTADTKIQRMPSESAAQSLAVALPSSQTRVDANRSAPAGGEYRHPGTSDRSQPAGMTSAVMEAGNAKNSALMAKKAPTMPKPQWHPPWKLYRVISGHLGWVRCIAVEPGNQWFVTGSADRTIKIWDLASGKLKLSLTGHISTVRGVIVSTRSPYLFSCGEDKQVKCWDLEYNKVIRHYHGHLSAVYGLDLHPTIDVLVTCSRDSTARIWDVRTKASVHTLSGHTNAVATVRCQAAEPQIITGSHDTTIRLWDLVAGKTRVTLTNHKKSVRAVVLHPRHYTFASGSPDNIKQWKFPDGSFIQNLSGHNAIINTLTVNSDGVLVSGADNGTMHLWDWRTGYNFQRVHAAVQPGSLDSESGIFACAFDQSESRLLTAEADKTIKVYKEDDTATEETHPVSWKPEIIKRKRF is encoded by the exons ATGGTCGAG gagGTACAGAAACATTCTGTGCACACACTTGTGTTCAGGTCATTGAAGAGAACCCATGACATGTTTGTAGCTGATAACGGAAAACCTGTGCCTTTGGATGAAGAGAG tcacaAACGGAAAATGGCAATCAAGCTGCGTAATGAGTATGGTCCTGTGTTGCACATGCCTACTtcgaaagaaaattttaaagagaaatgtcCTCAGAATGCATCGGATTCGTATGGTCATAAGCAGTATCCTGCCAATCAAG GACAAGAAGTTGAATATTTGGTGACAGGTACACATCCATATCCACCAGGACCTG gagTTGCTTTGACAGCAGATACTAAGATCCAAAGAATGCCAAGTGAATCAGCTGCACAGTCCTTAGCTGTGGCATTACCTTCTTCTCAGACCAG GGTTGATGCAAATCGTAGTGCACCTGCTGGAGGTGAATACCGACATCCGGGGACTTCTGACCGTTCACAGCCTGCAGGGATGACTTCA GcagttatggaggctggcaaCGCTAAGAACTCTGCACTGATGGCTAAAAAAGCCCCTACCATGCCCAAACCCCAGTGGCACCCACCATGGAAACTCTACAGG GTGATCAGTGGACATCTTGGCTGGGTTCGCTGTATTGCTGTGGAACCTGGAAATCAGTGGTTTGTAACTGGATCTGCTGACAGAACTATAAAG ATCTGGGACTTGGCTAGTGGCAAATTAAAACTGTCATTAACTGGGCACATCAGTACAGTGCGCGGTGTGATAGTAAGCACGCGGAGCCCTTACCTGTTTTCCTGTGGAGAAGACAAACAAGTCAAATGCTGGGATCTTGAATATAATAAG GTTATAAGACACTATCATGGACATCTAAGTGCAGTGTATGGTTTGGATTTGCACCCAACAATTGATGTGCTGGTAACCTGTAGTCGAGATTCAACTGCACGG ATTTGGGATGTGAGAACTAAAGCCAGTGTACACACATTATCTGGACATACAAATGCAGTTGCTACAGTGAGATGTCAAGCTGCAGAACCACAAATTATTACTG GAAGTCATGATACTACAATACGATTATGGGATTTGGTGGCTGGAAAAACAAGAGTCACATTAACAAACCACAAAAAATCGGTCAGGGCTGTGGTTTTACATCCAAGACA TTATACgtttgcatctggctccccagaTAATATAAAACAGTGGAAATTCCCTGATGGAAGTTTTATTCAAAACCTTTCTGGTCATAATGCTATTATTAATACATTGACAGTGAATTCTGATGGAGTGCTTGTTTCTGGag cTGACAATGGCACTATGCATCTTTGGGACTGGAGAACTGGCTACAATTTCCAGAGAGTTCATGCAGCTGTGCAGCCCGGATCTTTGGACAGTGAATCAGGAATatttgcttgtgcttttgatcAGTCTGAAAGTCGGTTACTAACAGCTGAAGCTGATAAAACGATTAAAGTGTATAAAGAGGATGATACTGCG ACAGAAGAAACTCATCCAGTCAGCTGGAAGCCAGAAATTATCAAGAGAAAGAGATTTTAA